In Aquabacterium sp. OR-4, the DNA window CAGCTGGCCGGCCATCTCGAAGGACCACATCAGCCCGCCGAACAGGAAGCCCAGCGCGGCGCCCATCATGGCCTCCAGGCCATAGGCCTGCGCCCATTGCCAGGGGCCCAGGCGCAGCGGCTGCAGGTCCTGCACCAGCAGGCCCAGCATGCCGAGCGCCAGAAACAGCGCATTGCGGACCAGCGCCGGCACCAGGTCCTGCGTGAACAGCGGCAGCAGCAGGAACGCCGTGGCCACGCGCATGGCCGACAGGCCCAGCGTCAGCGCCGCGTCGGCCGGCTGGGTGGCCCAGGTCTCGTACATCGCGCGGTCTGCCGCGGCGCGCTCAGGGCGTCAGCCGGACCATGCCCGGAAACTCGCTGAACACGCGGTCGCCCAGCTGGTACAGGCTGCCGCCCAGCAGCGCGGCGGTGATGAAGATGGTGACCACGATGGCGAAGAACTTGGCCACGTACTGCACCGTCTGCTCCTGCAGCTGGGTGGCGGCCTGCACAAAGGCGATCAGCAGGCCCACCACGGCGGCCACCAGGATGGGCGGCGCCGACAGCAGCAGCACCAGCCACAGCGCGTGCTGGGTGAGTTGGATGACTTGGTGGTTCATGGGTGGTAGGTGAGCACCAGGCCGTGGGTCAGCTTGACCCAGCCCTCGATCAGCACGAACAGCAGCAGCTTGAACGGCAGCGACACGGTGGTGGGCGAGAGCATCTGCATGCCCATGGCCATCAGGATGTTGGAGATGACCAGGTCGACCACCAGAAAGGGCAGAAAGATCA includes these proteins:
- the sctS gene encoding type III secretion system export apparatus subunit SctS, whose protein sequence is MNHQVIQLTQHALWLVLLLSAPPILVAAVVGLLIAFVQAATQLQEQTVQYVAKFFAIVVTIFITAALLGGSLYQLGDRVFSEFPGMVRLTP